CGCTCATCAAAATATTGCAGGAGGAGCAAAGCAAAGGGTCGTCCTCTGCTACGGCCGCCAGCGCAGGGAGTGCTGCAACAAATGCCGATGCGGAGGCAACAGTTGCTGCGCAGATTGGCGGTTCCGTTCAAGGGTTTGCTACCAGCCTTTATGAATTTAGCCAGCTTATTGTCTCGGGGCTTTCCGGGTATAAAGATCTTTTGGATGACAAAACGGGCGTGGATCAGGCGCGATTGTGGGACGGGGTGTTCAGCATCATTCGCGTCCTGTTGCCTGCTTACATAGTACTAGTGGTTTTGCATAGAATTTCAGTGGCTTATATCAGCCGCCAAGAGAAGGATATAGGCCGCCAGACTCTCGCCTACCGCGTTGGGCTGCTGGCTGTTACCTCTGCCTTTGATGCGATTTTTGTCAGCATTGGCGCTGGCATCGGCTATCTTTCCGCCTACATATTTTCGACGGATCCGACGGTGCAAAGCATCAATAATGTGGAGATGTTTGCGATCAACGCCTTCTTCCTGATTGAGATTGCTCGGGTTGTTATCAGGTTTGTGTTTGCACCCCATCGTACAGCGTTCCGTTTGCTTCCCTTCTCAGACAAGGAGGCCGTGTATTGGGCACGGCATCTGATCTTGATCGTAGGTATTCTCGGGTTTGGTGTTCGGTTGGCCGTGCCGATGGTTGGTGTAAATTTCTCAGCGCAACTGGCTGGCAGTGTTCGTGTCACCATTGTGCTGGTGTGCATCATTTACCTCATCACCATTATTTTGCGGTCGCGGATTCGGGTGCGTGATGAAATTCGCAGATACGCAGAAACCTTTGTTGGCTCGCACTTCTCTGTTCAACTGTTCAAAGGCTTAGGCCACATCTGGCATTTGCTCGCGCTTGCTTATGTGTTGGCGATGATGGTTGCGTGGATCCGCAAACCACTGGATGCGGTGAGTTATATTGCCGAGGCAAGTGGTGCGTCCTTGCTTGTCATCTTTATTGGGCTGGCCCTGATGATGATGTTGACGCAGGTCATCCGCAAAGGCGTCGATCTTCATGATTCACTAGATCATGTGTTGCCTACCTTTGAGACCCGTCTGAATTCTTTCATGCCGTCAGTTTGCATGGTGCTGCGCGTTGTTGTTGGGTTAAGTGTCATTGTTGGTGTTCTGGAAGTTTGGGGTATAGGCAACTTCTGGCACTGGATCTGGACCGGACAGGGAGCTAATTTTGCAAATACGCTCATGTCCGCGCTCATCGTCATCATCATTGGTTTTGCGTTGTGGCTGACCATCATGTCCTGGGTCGATCTTCGTATTCTGGAACGTGAAGGCAAAACTGTTTCGAGCCGGACCAAGACGCTGTTCAAGCTGTTCAGCAACGTCATTTCAATATTGATGATTGTGATGTTCTCTTTGTTGGCGCTCTCAGAACTCGGTATTCAGATCGCCCCCTTGATCGCTGGTGC
The window above is part of the Pseudovibrio sp. Tun.PSC04-5.I4 genome. Proteins encoded here:
- a CDS encoding mechanosensitive ion channel domain-containing protein, which encodes MFLRFFLAAFATFFLSFASGAFAQDSSSAAAESADLQQARQALIKVLEDPKGRDALIKILQEEQSKGSSSATAASAGSAATNADAEATVAAQIGGSVQGFATSLYEFSQLIVSGLSGYKDLLDDKTGVDQARLWDGVFSIIRVLLPAYIVLVVLHRISVAYISRQEKDIGRQTLAYRVGLLAVTSAFDAIFVSIGAGIGYLSAYIFSTDPTVQSINNVEMFAINAFFLIEIARVVIRFVFAPHRTAFRLLPFSDKEAVYWARHLILIVGILGFGVRLAVPMVGVNFSAQLAGSVRVTIVLVCIIYLITIILRSRIRVRDEIRRYAETFVGSHFSVQLFKGLGHIWHLLALAYVLAMMVAWIRKPLDAVSYIAEASGASLLVIFIGLALMMMLTQVIRKGVDLHDSLDHVLPTFETRLNSFMPSVCMVLRVVVGLSVIVGVLEVWGIGNFWHWIWTGQGANFANTLMSALIVIIIGFALWLTIMSWVDLRILEREGKTVSSRTKTLFKLFSNVISILMIVMFSLLALSELGIQIAPLIAGAGVIGLAVSFGSQKLVQDVITGAFIQLENAMNEGDFVEVGGISGTVERLSIRSVCLRDLSGTSHIIPFSSVSSVSNSTKDFSYAVSVMGVGYDTDIEMAKDAMQEAFRRLKETPHSVAMLGDLEMHGVTAFGDSAINIRARVKTMPGSQWAIGRAYNEFLKSVFDERSIEIPFPQVTYHVAADSQPEDVPQVEKKPASNKVRNSKTGGADDPESSSSEDGQG